Proteins encoded by one window of Streptomyces sp. ALI-76-A:
- a CDS encoding cysteine dioxygenase, whose product MRTPFRTVPVSASPAVSAVSAPTQADLLDFVRRTAADAELIDSLPLDPEGRTWVRLEGPGGSEAWLIGWPPGSGTGWHDHADSVGAFLTAAGELKEHSLAARLPTDGWKTLELTEDVDRERRLPAGRGRAFGRHHVHEVLNESTERHAISVHAYYPPLPQIRRYSRSGPILRLEQVERPEDWQ is encoded by the coding sequence ATGCGAACGCCCTTCAGGACGGTGCCCGTGTCTGCCTCTCCCGCTGTTTCCGCTGTTTCCGCCCCCACGCAGGCGGACCTCCTCGACTTCGTCCGGCGTACGGCCGCCGACGCCGAGCTGATCGATTCACTGCCACTCGACCCCGAGGGCCGCACCTGGGTGCGGCTGGAGGGGCCCGGCGGCAGCGAGGCCTGGCTGATCGGCTGGCCGCCCGGCAGCGGCACCGGCTGGCACGACCACGCCGACTCGGTCGGTGCCTTCCTGACCGCGGCCGGTGAACTCAAGGAGCACTCCCTCGCCGCCCGGCTGCCCACCGACGGCTGGAAGACCCTGGAACTGACGGAGGACGTGGACCGGGAACGCCGGCTGCCGGCCGGACGGGGCCGCGCCTTCGGCCGCCACCACGTCCACGAGGTGCTCAACGAGTCCACCGAACGGCACGCGATCTCCGTCCACGCCTACTACCCGCCCCTGCCGCAGATCCGCCGCTACAGCCGCAGCGGACCGATCCTCCGACTGGAGCAGGTGGAGCGCCCGGAGGACTGGCAGTGA
- a CDS encoding AI-2E family transporter — MPRWLPRALVLALALVAVFQLGSWAFHQLTGLLINILIAFFLALAVEPAVSWMASRGMRRGLATGVVFLGLLIIAAGFVTLLGSMLAGQIIKIVEDFPNYLDSVISWINAHFNTELRRVDVQEGLLRSDWLRNYVQNSATGVLDVSAQVLGGLFQLLMVALFSFYFAADGPRLRRALCSVLPPAKQAEVLRAWEIAVNKTGGYIYSRGLMALISGVAHYILLQVLSVPYAPVLAVWVGLVSQFIPTIGTYLAGALPMLIAFTVDPWYALWVLIFVVIYQQFENYVLQPKLTSKTVDIHPAVAFGSVVAGTALLGAVGALIAIPAIATLQAFLGAYVKRYDVTDDPRVHGHRGRGTGQGMFRRARALWGRPEVRASDDGSSQGGLAGTGEAGETGGTGGTGGTGGTGGSGSGGT, encoded by the coding sequence ATGCCACGCTGGCTGCCGCGTGCCTTGGTGCTCGCCCTCGCCCTCGTCGCCGTGTTCCAGCTGGGAAGTTGGGCCTTCCACCAGCTCACCGGTCTGCTGATCAACATCCTCATCGCGTTCTTCCTGGCCCTGGCCGTCGAACCCGCGGTGAGCTGGATGGCCTCGCGCGGCATGCGCAGAGGGTTGGCCACCGGCGTCGTCTTCCTCGGTCTGCTGATCATCGCCGCGGGCTTCGTCACCCTGCTCGGCTCCATGCTCGCGGGCCAGATCATCAAGATCGTCGAGGACTTCCCGAACTATCTCGACTCGGTCATCAGCTGGATCAACGCCCACTTCAACACCGAGTTGAGACGGGTGGACGTCCAGGAGGGTCTGCTGCGCTCCGACTGGCTGCGCAACTACGTCCAGAACAGTGCCACCGGTGTCCTGGACGTGTCCGCCCAGGTGCTCGGCGGGCTGTTCCAGCTGCTCATGGTCGCTCTCTTCTCGTTCTACTTCGCCGCGGACGGGCCCCGGCTGCGCCGCGCGCTCTGCTCCGTCCTGCCGCCGGCCAAGCAGGCCGAGGTACTGCGCGCGTGGGAGATCGCCGTGAACAAGACCGGCGGCTACATCTATTCGCGCGGCCTGATGGCGCTCATCTCCGGAGTCGCGCACTACATACTGCTACAGGTTCTGAGCGTGCCGTACGCTCCCGTGCTCGCCGTGTGGGTCGGTCTCGTCTCGCAGTTCATCCCCACCATCGGTACGTATCTCGCGGGTGCCCTGCCGATGTTGATCGCCTTCACGGTCGACCCCTGGTACGCGCTGTGGGTGCTGATCTTCGTGGTGATCTACCAGCAGTTCGAGAACTACGTGCTGCAGCCCAAGCTGACCTCGAAGACCGTCGACATCCACCCCGCGGTCGCCTTCGGCTCGGTCGTCGCCGGGACCGCCCTCCTGGGCGCGGTCGGCGCGCTGATCGCCATCCCGGCGATCGCCACGCTCCAGGCCTTCCTGGGGGCGTACGTGAAGCGGTACGACGTCACCGACGACCCCCGGGTGCACGGGCACCGCGGGCGGGGGACCGGGCAGGGGATGTTCAGGCGCGCCCGGGCCTTGTGGGGTCGGCCGGAGGTGCGGGCTTCGGACGACGGCTCCTCCCAGGGCGGGCTCGCTGGGACGGGTGAGGCCGGAGAGACCGGTGGGACTGGCGGGACTGGCGGGACCGGCGGGACCGGCGGCTCCGGCTCCGGCGGGACGTGA
- a CDS encoding rhodanese-like domain-containing protein, whose translation MSGAQGPGTGEAGERPVGIDELLERAREGYQRIEAREAYDAVRAGDALLVDIRYAALRERDGLIPGALVVERNELEWRLDPQGSHRAPEATGHGLRIVVVCNEGYASSLAAVSLHRLGLRRATDLVGGFQAWKAAGLPVTTSPQAVVGEGA comes from the coding sequence GTGAGCGGGGCGCAGGGACCGGGAACGGGCGAGGCCGGCGAGCGGCCGGTCGGGATAGACGAGTTGCTGGAGCGGGCGCGCGAGGGCTACCAGCGGATCGAGGCACGGGAGGCGTACGACGCCGTCCGGGCCGGGGACGCGCTGCTCGTGGACATCCGGTACGCGGCCCTGCGGGAGCGGGACGGACTGATCCCCGGCGCCCTCGTCGTCGAACGCAACGAACTGGAGTGGCGCCTCGACCCGCAGGGCAGCCACCGTGCCCCCGAGGCCACCGGCCACGGCCTGCGGATCGTGGTCGTCTGCAACGAGGGGTACGCCTCCAGCCTGGCGGCCGTGTCCCTGCACCGGTTGGGGCTGCGCCGAGCCACCGACCTGGTCGGCGGGTTCCAGGCGTGGAAGGCCGCGGGGCTTCCGGTGACGACGTCGCCACAGGCGGTCGTAGGCGAAGGAGCCTGA
- a CDS encoding DUF3046 domain-containing protein, translated as MRLTVFWQRMADHFGPDYADTFARDHVMTELGGRTVHEALNAGWEAKDVWRVVCTVMNVPRERH; from the coding sequence ATGCGGTTGACGGTCTTCTGGCAGCGGATGGCGGATCATTTCGGTCCGGACTACGCCGACACCTTCGCGCGCGACCACGTGATGACGGAGCTCGGCGGAAGGACGGTGCACGAGGCGCTGAACGCCGGCTGGGAAGCCAAGGACGTGTGGCGTGTGGTCTGCACCGTGATGAACGTTCCGCGCGAGAGGCACTGA
- a CDS encoding AzlD domain-containing protein, with protein sequence MNVWIAIGVTALGCYLVKLVGLLVPAGVLERPLVRRLAALLPVALLAALTAQQTFADGREPAIDARAAGVAAAAVALVLRAPFLVVVAAAVGVTAGVRAMGG encoded by the coding sequence GTGAACGTCTGGATCGCGATCGGAGTGACCGCGCTCGGGTGCTACCTCGTCAAGCTCGTCGGGCTGCTCGTGCCCGCCGGTGTCCTTGAGCGGCCTCTCGTGAGGCGGCTCGCCGCGCTGCTGCCCGTGGCGCTGCTGGCCGCTCTCACGGCCCAGCAGACGTTCGCCGACGGGCGCGAGCCGGCGATCGACGCACGGGCAGCGGGAGTCGCCGCTGCCGCGGTGGCGCTGGTTCTGCGGGCGCCCTTCCTGGTCGTCGTGGCGGCCGCGGTGGGGGTGACCGCCGGGGTACGGGCGATGGGCGGGTGA
- the recX gene encoding recombination regulator RecX, translated as MTRRTDWAEYAYPDVSRERGGTGARSSVGPSDGDPAHGVDGAHGRMTSYGTSGSYDGEAGGGPGGGRWPDGPDEGSAFGTDSPVGGSRPRGGARDAGGSRGRRRRGRAEPFGEDGGSSFSSRAEKEEPPADPVERARAICLRLLTGTPRTRKQLADALRKREIPDDAAEEVLSRFEEVGLINDSAFAEAWVESRHHGRGLARRALVQELRTKGVDATLIDAAMGQLDSEQEETTARDLVARKLRSTRGLDRDKRLRRLAGMLARKGYPEGMALRVVRQALEAEGEETEFLADEGF; from the coding sequence GTGACAAGGCGAACCGACTGGGCGGAGTACGCCTACCCTGATGTCTCGCGTGAGCGGGGCGGAACAGGCGCCAGGAGCTCCGTCGGCCCGAGCGACGGCGATCCGGCCCACGGCGTCGACGGGGCCCACGGCCGCATGACGTCGTACGGCACGAGTGGGTCGTACGACGGCGAGGCGGGTGGCGGGCCGGGCGGCGGCCGGTGGCCGGACGGGCCGGACGAGGGCTCGGCGTTCGGCACCGACTCGCCGGTCGGCGGCTCGCGCCCCAGGGGCGGGGCCCGTGACGCGGGCGGCTCACGCGGGCGCCGTCGGCGCGGCCGCGCGGAGCCGTTCGGTGAGGACGGAGGTTCCTCCTTCTCGTCGAGGGCCGAGAAGGAGGAACCTCCAGCGGACCCGGTCGAGCGGGCACGGGCCATCTGCCTGCGCCTGCTCACCGGGACCCCGCGCACGCGGAAGCAGCTCGCGGACGCCCTGCGCAAACGGGAGATCCCGGACGACGCCGCCGAGGAGGTGCTGTCACGGTTCGAGGAGGTCGGCCTGATCAATGACAGTGCCTTCGCGGAAGCGTGGGTGGAGTCCCGGCATCACGGCAGGGGGCTGGCCCGGCGCGCGCTCGTCCAGGAACTGCGGACCAAGGGTGTCGACGCGACGCTGATCGACGCGGCCATGGGGCAGCTCGACTCCGAGCAGGAGGAGACGACCGCGCGTGACCTCGTCGCCCGCAAGCTGCGCTCCACCCGAGGGCTCGACCGCGACAAGCGACTGCGCCGCCTCGCGGGCATGCTGGCCCGCAAGGGCTACCCCGAGGGCATGGCGCTGAGAGTCGTCCGGCAGGCGCTCGAGGCGGAGGGCGAGGAGACGGAGTTCCTCGCGGACGAAGGGTTCTGA
- a CDS encoding AzlC family ABC transporter permease, translating into MTQRTALADIHDGDTRPDSAVVRDALGVGVAVGLSGFAFGVTSAGSGLTLSQTCALSLLVFTGASQFALVGAIAAGGNPLTAAAGAFFLGVRNAFYGLRLSQLLALPRAVRPFAAQWVIDETAAVALAQPTRRSVRIGFTVTGLSLYVLWNLTTLLGAMGAEAIGDTDAWGLDAAGPAVFLALLAPMLKTGVERAVAGLAVLLGLGLLPVLPAGVPVLAAGLAAPVVLWAEGRRRGAGDRGDGQEGDR; encoded by the coding sequence GTGACACAACGGACAGCTCTCGCAGACATACATGACGGTGACACCAGGCCCGACTCCGCCGTCGTCAGGGACGCCCTCGGGGTGGGGGTGGCCGTGGGACTCTCCGGGTTCGCCTTCGGGGTGACCTCGGCGGGGAGCGGGCTCACGCTGTCGCAGACCTGTGCGCTCAGCCTCCTGGTGTTCACGGGCGCGTCGCAGTTCGCCTTGGTGGGGGCGATCGCGGCGGGCGGGAATCCGCTGACCGCTGCCGCCGGGGCCTTCTTCCTCGGCGTGCGCAACGCCTTCTACGGGTTGCGTTTGTCGCAGTTGCTCGCCCTCCCGCGCGCGGTGCGGCCGTTCGCCGCCCAGTGGGTCATCGACGAGACGGCGGCGGTGGCGCTGGCTCAGCCCACGCGGCGGAGCGTGCGGATCGGGTTCACCGTCACGGGGCTCAGCCTGTATGTGCTGTGGAACCTCACCACACTGCTCGGTGCGATGGGTGCCGAGGCCATCGGGGACACCGACGCCTGGGGCCTGGACGCCGCCGGGCCCGCCGTCTTCCTGGCGTTGCTGGCGCCCATGCTGAAGACCGGGGTCGAGCGCGCGGTCGCCGGGCTCGCGGTGCTGCTGGGGCTCGGTCTGCTGCCCGTACTGCCCGCCGGGGTGCCGGTCCTGGCGGCTGGGCTCGCGGCACCGGTCGTGCTGTGGGCGGAGGGGCGTCGTAGGGGCGCCGGTGACCGTGGCGACGGTCAGGAGGGCGACCGGTGA
- the recA gene encoding recombinase RecA, which yields MAGTDREKALDAALAQIERQFGKGAVMRMGDRTKEPIEVIPTGSTALDVALGVGGLPRGRVIEVYGPESSGKTTLTLHAVANAQKAGGQVAFVDAEHALDPEYAQKLGVDIDNLLLSQPDNGEQALEIVDMLVRSGALDLIVIDSVAALVPRAEIEGEMGDSHVGLQARLMSQALRKITSALNQSKTTAIFINQLREKIGVMFGSPETTTGGRALKFYASVRLDIRRIETLKDGTDAVGNRTRVKVVKNKVAPPFKQAEFDILYGHGISREGGLIDMGVENGFVRKAGAWYTYEGDQLGQGKENARNFLRDNPDLANEIEKRIKEKLGVGVRPEPAAEPGADAAVSAPADDAAKPVPAPAVAKTAKTKATAAKS from the coding sequence ATGGCAGGTACCGACCGCGAGAAGGCCCTGGATGCCGCACTCGCACAGATTGAACGGCAATTCGGCAAGGGCGCGGTCATGCGCATGGGTGACCGGACGAAGGAGCCCATCGAGGTCATCCCGACCGGATCGACCGCGCTCGACGTGGCCCTCGGCGTCGGCGGCCTGCCGCGCGGCCGGGTCATCGAGGTCTACGGACCGGAGTCCTCCGGCAAGACGACCCTGACCCTGCACGCGGTGGCGAACGCCCAGAAGGCGGGCGGCCAGGTCGCGTTCGTGGACGCGGAGCACGCCCTCGACCCCGAGTACGCGCAGAAGCTCGGCGTCGACATCGACAACCTGCTCCTGTCCCAGCCGGACAACGGCGAGCAGGCCCTGGAGATCGTGGACATGCTCGTCCGCTCCGGCGCCCTCGACCTGATCGTCATCGACTCCGTCGCGGCGCTCGTCCCGCGCGCGGAGATCGAGGGCGAGATGGGCGACAGCCACGTGGGTCTGCAGGCCCGTCTGATGAGCCAGGCCCTGCGGAAGATCACCAGCGCGCTCAACCAGTCCAAGACCACCGCGATCTTCATCAACCAGCTCCGCGAGAAGATCGGCGTGATGTTCGGCTCCCCGGAGACCACGACCGGTGGCCGGGCCCTGAAGTTCTACGCCTCGGTGCGGCTCGACATCCGGCGCATCGAGACGCTGAAGGACGGCACCGACGCGGTCGGCAACCGCACCCGCGTCAAGGTCGTCAAGAACAAGGTGGCGCCGCCCTTCAAGCAGGCCGAGTTCGACATCCTCTACGGCCACGGCATCAGCCGTGAAGGCGGCCTGATCGACATGGGCGTGGAGAACGGCTTCGTCCGCAAGGCCGGCGCCTGGTACACGTACGAGGGCGACCAGCTCGGCCAGGGCAAGGAGAACGCGCGCAACTTCCTGCGGGACAACCCCGACCTGGCCAACGAGATCGAGAAGCGGATCAAGGAGAAGCTGGGCGTCGGGGTCCGGCCGGAGCCGGCGGCCGAGCCGGGCGCGGACGCCGCTGTCTCCGCTCCCGCGGACGACGCCGCGAAGCCGGTGCCCGCCCCGGCGGTGGCCAAGACGGCCAAGACCAAGGCCACGGCAGCCAAGAGCTGA